Part of the Kineococcus aurantiacus genome, ACCCTTGTCCCAGGCGGGGTCCTCGAACTGCTCCAGCTTGGCCGTGAGGTTCTCGGCGGCCGCGGTCGCGGCGGTGTCGAACGCCTTCTTCACGGCCGGGTTGCTGTCCCACACGAGCTCGCCGGAGGAGTCGTAGTAGATCTCCTCCTCGGTGGACACGATGGCGTTGTAGAACCCGCCGGCGGAGTCCATCCAGGCGGTGCCCGCGGGCGCCTTGGCCTTGAACTCCCGGCCCAGGGCGAGGTAGTCGTCCCAGCTGCCCAGCCGGGCGGCCAGCTGCGCCGGGTCGGTGGGCAAACCCGCCTGCCCGAGCAGGTCGCTGCGGTAGCACAGCCCCATGGGGCCGATGTCGGTGCCCAGGGCCAGCACCTTCCCGTCCTCGGTGGTGGCGGCGGCCGACTTCCACTCGGGGTAGTTGGCGACCTGGTCACCGGCGGGGGTGCCCTTGAGGTCGGTCCACTTGTCGCCCTGGTTGGCCACGACGTCGGCGATGCGGCCGACCTCGATGCCCTGCACGTCGGCGGCCCCGTTGCCCGAGGCCAGCTTGGTCTGCAGCGCCGGCCAGTAGTTGTTCTCCCCCTGCGTCGACTCGTACTGGATGGTGACGTCGGGGTTCTGCTTCTCGTACTCGTCGAACAGACCGGCCTCCTCGTAGCCGAAGGTCCCGAAGAGGCTGACCGTCAGGTTGGTCTTGCCGTCGGAGGCGCTGGCGTCGCTCGCGCCGGAGGAGGCGGTGCTGCAGGAGGTGATGAGCAGCGCGCCGACGAGGGTGGTCGCGGCGGCCGCGAGGGCCTTGCTGCGCGTGGTGGGCCGTGCAGTGGTCATGGGAGAACTCCTCGGGCCTCGCCGGAGCGGCGGATCGACGGTGATCAGGGGTCCGTGAGAGCGCTCTCACGATGGGGCTGTCTCCGTGAGAGCGCTCTCAAGGGATGCCCACAGCATCGACCCGGAGGGTTCCCCGTGTCAACGCCTCAGGACCGGCACCTCAGGACCGGCGCCTCAGGACGTGGCGCGTTCGACGAGCTGGGTCGGGACCACGACGTCGGCCACCCCGGGCGCCCCGTCGACCAGGGCCAGCAGCAGGCCCGCCAGCTCCCGCCCCATCTCCACCACCGGCTGGCGCACCGTCGTCAGCGGCGGCGTCGCGGCCGCGGCCAGCGGGGCGTCGTCGAAGCCGACGACGCGCACCTGCCCGGGCACGGCCCGCCCGGCCGCCGCCAGCGCCTGCAGCGCTCCCGCGGCCATGAGGTCGTTGGCCGCGAACACCCCGTCCAGGTCCGGCCAGCGCTCCAGCAGCACCCGCGTCGCGGCCCGGCCGCCGTCGGCCGTGAAGTCGCCCACCTCGGCCAGCCCCGCGCTGAAGCGGCGGTGCTGGGCCCGCAGCTCGGTGCGGAAGCCCGCCAGCCGCTCCTGCCCCACGCGCATGTCCATCGGCCCGGCCACGGTGACGACCCGCCGGCAGCCGCGCTCGAGCAGGTGGCGGGTCGCGGTGCGCGCCCCGCCGACGTTGTCGGCCGAGACGAACGGCACCGTGCTGCCCTCGTCGTAGGGGCGCCCGGACAGCACCACCGGGATGCCGGCGTCCTGCAGGTGCTGCGGCAGCGGGTCCGGCCCGTGCACCGAGACCAGGATCGCCCCGTCGACGTGCCCGCCGCGGGCGTAGCGCTCGAAGCGCTCGCGCTCGCGCTCGGTCGAGAGCACCACCAGGACGAGCTGGACCTCCCGCTCGGCGAGCCGGGCCTGAGCCCCGCTGAGGACCAGCGGGAAGTAGGAGTCGGCGAAGAACCGCTCGACCGGCTCGACGACGACCAGCGCCACCGACCCGGTGCGGCGGGTCACCAGCGAGCGCGCCGCCTGGTTGGGCACGTAGGCCAGCTCCGCGGCGGCCCGCAGCACCGCCTCCCGCGCCGCGTCGCTGACCCGGCCGTACCCGGCCAGGACGCGCCCGGCCGTGGCCCGGGACACCCCCGCGCGCGCCGCGACGGAGTTCAGGGTCGGCGCGCTCGGGCTCGGCACGGTGTCTCCCGCTGGTCGTCCGTCGGTCAGTGGCCGCCGGGGCGGCGGGCCGATCCTCGCAGACCGCGCAGCCCGCGGACGCCGATGACGGCGATCGCCGTCCCCAGCACCAGGCTCACGACGACGAGCACGAGGTGGACGAGGAGGAACGGCTGGGCGCCGTCGTCGAACGAGCGCGGGTCGCCCCAGATGTTGCGCAGGAAGTTGGGCCAGATGAACCAGCTCCAGACGCCGAACAGGACGAGGAACCAGCTGACGGGCTTCGACAGGACCACGGGGCGATCCTCCCACCCCGGGACCGGCGGCCGGCGCGGCCGCCTCGTCAGCGGCCGCTGCGGCGCACCAGCTTCAGCGCGCTCGCCCCGACGACGCCCAGGACGACCCCGGACAGGAACGGGACGCGGCGCCGCGGCGCGCCGGGGCGCAGGTCGTCCGGCACCTCCGGCCCCAGCGGCACGGCGAGCCGGGCCTGGGCCATGAGGTCGGGGTGCAGGGAGCCGTTGTCCTCGGCCCGGACGGCGGCCAGGGCCGCGGCCAGCAGCACGAGGCGGCCGATGAGGTTCATGAGGACCAGCAGCACCACCAGGGTGACGGCCGAGCCGACGAAGGCCCCGCCGTCGGCGCTGCGGCTGGCGATGGTCGTGCCGAACTGCTTGAGGACGCCGATGCCGATGCCGCCCAGGACGGCGCCCTGCAGCAGGTCCCGCAGGGGCACGTCGGCCCCGGGCAGGAAGCGGAAGACGGCCAGGAAGGTCAGGGTGTCGATGACGAACGAGACCGCGAAGCCGAGCGCGGCCAGCAGCCAGCGCGACCAGGTGGAGGGCTCGAAGCCCATGGCGTCCAGCAGGAACTCCCCCGCCGCGTTGGTCGCCACGACCGAGACGACGGACAGCAGCACCCCGGAGCCGATGATGGCCATGCCGCCGAGGTCGCGCAGCTTGACGACGGCGAAGTTGCCGCCGCCGGAGTCCTCCCCGAAGACCGCCCGCACGCCCTGGCGCATGCCGTCGACCCAGCCGATGCCGGTGAACAGCCCGGTGGCCACGGACACCAGCAGCGTCCACGTGAGCGTCGTGGAGTTGAGGTAGTCGTCGATGTAGATGCCGTTGCCGCCGCCCCCGGCGGGGCTGGACCCCTCGTGGACGAGGCCGGGCACGTAGTCGTTGAGGCCCGCGACGAGGTTGCGCACGACCCAGTCCCGCAGCTCGGGGGTGCCCTGCATGACGAAGCCGGTCAGGGTCAGTGCGACCGCGAGCGCGGGGAAGATCGAGAAGAAGGCGAAGTAGGCGACGCCGCCGGCCAGGACGTTGCCGCGCGCGTCGCCGTACTTCTTCCACGCCCGCGCCGGCAGCGTGCGCTGGACGGTTCCCACGGCGCTCTTGGCCTGGTCGATGGCGCCGCTCACGTCGGGCCACACCCCTCACTGCAGGAAGGTGAAGTCCTCCCGTGGCCGCCAGACGCCGTCGGCGCCGTGCTCGTAGAGGCTGAACCCCTTCACGGTGAAGGTCGCCTCCCAGTCGCGCAACACGAGTTCGGCGCGGTCCAGCGACTCCTCGTCGACGTCGTGGGCGACGGTGACGTGGGGGTGGAACGGGAAGTTGATCTCCGCCGCGAGCGGGCCGGTGCGGATGGCGGCCTGCAGGAGCTCGCACTCGGAGATGCCGCGGGCGAGCTGGATGAAGACGACGGGCGAGACGGGGCGGAAGGTCGCCGTGCCGCGCAGGTGCACGTCGAACGGCGTCCCCGTCGCGGCCGTGGCCGCGAGGTGGTCGCGGGCGGCGTCGAGGTCGGCGTCGGCCAGCTCGAAGGGCGGCAGGAGGGTGATGTGCGGGGGGATGGCGTGCGCGAGGGGGTCGCCGAACTCGCCGCGCCAGGCCGTCAGCTCCGAGGCGTGCGGTTCGGGCACCGGGATGGAGACCCCGATGACCTGGACCCGTCCTGACGTCACCGGCCCCGTCCACCAGCGCGGCCGACGAGGCCGACCTTGTCGTACACCGTGGCCAGCGTGCGCTCGGCGATCTCGTTGGCGCGGTCGGCGCCGGCGGCCAGCAGCTCGTCGAGGGCGCCGGGGTCGGCCATGAGCTCGGTGGCGCGGGCGCGGACCGGGCCCAGGGCGTCGGTGACGACCTCGGCGAGCTCCTTCTTCAGGTCCCCGTAGCCGCGGCCGGCGAAGTCGGCCTCCAGCTCGGCGATCGTGCGCCCGGACAGCGCGGAGTGGATGGACAGGAGGTTGGAGACCCCAGCCTTCTCCACGGGGTCGTAGAGCACCTCGCGGCCGGTGTCGGTGACGGCCGAGCGGATCTTCTTGGCGGTGACCTTCGGGTCGTCCATGACGTCGACGATGCCGTTGGGCGAGGAGGAGGACTTGCTCATCTTGGCCGTGGGGTCCTGCAGGTCGTAGATCTTCGCCGTCTCCTTGGGGATGAAGGGCTCGGGCACGACGAAGGTGTCGCCGAAGCGGGAGTTGAAGCGCTGGGCGAGGTTGCGGGTCAGCTCCAGGTGCTGGCGCTGGTCCTCGCCGACGGGGACCTCGGCGGCCTGGTAGAGCAGGATGTCGGCCGCCATGAGGACGGGGTAGGTGAACAGGCCGACGGTGGTGGAGTCGCTGCCCTGCTTGGCGGACTTGTCCTTGAACTGCGTCATGCGGCCGGCCTCGCCGAAGCCGGTGAGGCAGGACAGGACCCAGGCGAGCTGGGCGTGGGCGGGGACGTGGCTCTGGACGAACAGCGCCGAGCGCTCGGGGTCGATGCCCGCGGCGACGTACTGCGCGGCGGTCCAGCGGGTGCGCTCGCGCAGCTCGGCGGGGTCGGGGGCGACCGTCAGGGCGTGCAGGTCGACGACGCAGTACAGGGCCTCGTGGGTGTCCTGCAGGGCGACCCACTGCTTCAGCGCGCCGAGGTAGTTGCCCAGGTGCAGCGAGCCCGACGTGGGCTGCATGCCCGACAGCAGGCGGGGGCGACCCGACGCGGTGGTGACCTGGGTGACCGTGTGCGCTGCCTCAGCCGACATGCCCTCCATCCTGCCAGCCGCCGCCGGGTCGCCCCTCTCCAGGTTCCTGTGCGGTTGTGTTCGGTCCTGTTCGACCCTGGTTGACTTCGGGCGCGGGGCGGGGCATCCTCGTCCGGTGCTGGCCCATCAGCGGCAGGAGCTGATCCTCGACGCGGTCCGCGCGCACGGCGGTGTGCGCGTGGCCGACCTCGTCGACCGGCTCGGCGTCTCGGAGATGACCGTCCGCCGCGACATCGGCGAGCTGTCCCGGCAGGGGCTCGTCGCCCGCGTCCACGGCGGCGCCGCCGCCCTGGGCCGCTCCAGCGAGGAACCCGGCTTCGCCGCCAAGTCGACCCTGCGCACCGACGCCAAGCGGGCCATCGCCCGGGCCGCCGCCCGCTTCGCCGAACCCGGCGCCTCCGTCGCGCTGTCGGCCGGGACGACGACCGTCGCCCTGGCCGCCGAGCTGCGCGCCGTCACCGACCTCACCGCCGTCACCAACTCCCCCCGCGTCGCCGACGTCCTGCACGACGCCGGCCGGACGGTCGTGCTCTCCGGCGGCGTCCGCACCCCCTCGGACGCCCTCGTGGGCCCCGTCGCCCGCGCCTCGCTGCGCGCGCTGCACGTCGACGTCCTCTTCCTCGGCGTGCACGGCCTCGACGTCCGCGCCGGTCTCACCACCCCCAACCTGCTCGAGGCCGACACCAACCGCGCCCTCATGGACTGCGCCGCCCGCGTCGTCGTCGTCGCCGACGCCTCCAAGCACGGCGTCGTCGGGCTCGCCTCCTTCGCCGACCTCGACGCCGTCGACGTCCTCGTCACCGACGGGGCCCTCGACCCCGCCGACCGCCCCGCCCTGGCCGACCACGTCGGCGAGCTCGTGATCGCCGCCCCCCTGGAGGAACCCCGATGACCCACCCGTTCCGCAAGACGACGGTCGCCATGGCCGACGGCCGGGAACTGATCCACTTCGACGACACCGAACCGTGGTTGTCGGGCGAGCGCGTCCGCTCCGCCGTCGACCACCGGCCGCTGCCGCCCGCCGACGAGACCCTGCGCGGCGGTTCCCAGGTGCGGTTCGACCCCCTGACCGGCGACTGGATCGCCATGGCCTCCCACCGCAACGACCGCACCCTCATGCCGCCGCCGGACCAGGACCCGCTGGCCCCCACCGTCCCCGGCGGCTTCCCCACCGAGATCGCCGACTCCAGCTACGACGTCGTCGCGTTCGAGAACCGGTTCCCCTCGTTCTCGAACCGCATCGGCGGGCAGGCCGGGTTCCTCGACGGCGAGGAGCTGTGGCCCACGCGCCCGGCCGCCGGGCGCTGCGAGGTCGTGTGCTTCACCTCCGACACCCGCGGCTCGTTCGCGACCCTGACCCCGCACCGCGCGCGGACGGTGCTCGAGGCGTGGATCGACCGCACCGAGGCGCTCAACGCGACCGAGGGCGTGGAGCAGGTCTTCGTCTTCGAGAACCGCGGCGAGGAGATCGGCGTCACCCTCCCCCACCCGCACGGGCAGATCTACGGCTACCCCTTCGTGACCCCCAGGACCGCGACCATGCTGCGCCGGGCCCGCGAGCACCGCGAGGCCACGGGCCGCAACCTGTTCCGCGACGTCCTGGACGCCGAACGGCGCGCCGGGGACCGCGTCGTGCTCTCCACCGAGCACTTCACCGCCTACGTCCCCGCCGCCGCGCGCTGGCCCGTCGAGGTCCACCTCGCCCCCCACCGCGACGTCCCGGACCTGGCGGCGCTCACCGACGCCGAGCGCGCCGACCTCGTGGGCGCCTACCTGGACCTGCTCGGCCGGCTCGACCGGTACTACCCCGACGACCACCCGATGCCCTACATCGCCGGCTGGTTCCAGGCCCCCGCCCACGAGGGGCGCGAGGAGTTCCGGCTGCACCTGCAGGTGTTCAGCGTGCAGCGCGGCCCCGGCAAGGTGAAGTTCCTCGCCGGCTCCGAATCGGCCATGGCGGCCTGGATCAACGACACGACGCCCGAGAAGGTGGCGGCCCGACTCCGCGAGGTTTCCCAGTGAGCACCGAGTTCTTCGACGCCCCCGACCGTCCCGCGACCGCGACCGCCCTGGCCCGGGGGTTCCGCGACGCCCACGGGACCGACCCCGCGGGCGTCTGGTCCGCCCCCGGGCGGGTCAACCTCATCGGCGAGCACGTCGACTACACCGGCGGGCTGTGCCTGCCGCTGGCGCTGCCGCACCGCACGTTCGTCGCGCTGCGCCCCCGCACCGACGGCGCCGTGCGGGTCCGGTCCCTGCAGGAGGACG contains:
- a CDS encoding substrate-binding domain-containing protein, translating into MPSPSAPTLNSVAARAGVSRATAGRVLAGYGRVSDAAREAVLRAAAELAYVPNQAARSLVTRRTGSVALVVVEPVERFFADSYFPLVLSGAQARLAEREVQLVLVVLSTERERERFERYARGGHVDGAILVSVHGPDPLPQHLQDAGIPVVLSGRPYDEGSTVPFVSADNVGGARTATRHLLERGCRRVVTVAGPMDMRVGQERLAGFRTELRAQHRRFSAGLAEVGDFTADGGRAATRVLLERWPDLDGVFAANDLMAAGALQALAAAGRAVPGQVRVVGFDDAPLAAAATPPLTTVRQPVVEMGRELAGLLLALVDGAPGVADVVVPTQLVERATS
- the trpS gene encoding tryptophan--tRNA ligase; translation: MSAEAAHTVTQVTTASGRPRLLSGMQPTSGSLHLGNYLGALKQWVALQDTHEALYCVVDLHALTVAPDPAELRERTRWTAAQYVAAGIDPERSALFVQSHVPAHAQLAWVLSCLTGFGEAGRMTQFKDKSAKQGSDSTTVGLFTYPVLMAADILLYQAAEVPVGEDQRQHLELTRNLAQRFNSRFGDTFVVPEPFIPKETAKIYDLQDPTAKMSKSSSSPNGIVDVMDDPKVTAKKIRSAVTDTGREVLYDPVEKAGVSNLLSIHSALSGRTIAELEADFAGRGYGDLKKELAEVVTDALGPVRARATELMADPGALDELLAAGADRANEIAERTLATVYDKVGLVGRAGGRGR
- a CDS encoding 2'-5' RNA ligase family protein codes for the protein MTSGRVQVIGVSIPVPEPHASELTAWRGEFGDPLAHAIPPHITLLPPFELADADLDAARDHLAATAATGTPFDVHLRGTATFRPVSPVVFIQLARGISECELLQAAIRTGPLAAEINFPFHPHVTVAHDVDEESLDRAELVLRDWEATFTVKGFSLYEHGADGVWRPREDFTFLQ
- a CDS encoding YhjD/YihY/BrkB family envelope integrity protein, with translation MSGAIDQAKSAVGTVQRTLPARAWKKYGDARGNVLAGGVAYFAFFSIFPALAVALTLTGFVMQGTPELRDWVVRNLVAGLNDYVPGLVHEGSSPAGGGGNGIYIDDYLNSTTLTWTLLVSVATGLFTGIGWVDGMRQGVRAVFGEDSGGGNFAVVKLRDLGGMAIIGSGVLLSVVSVVATNAAGEFLLDAMGFEPSTWSRWLLAALGFAVSFVIDTLTFLAVFRFLPGADVPLRDLLQGAVLGGIGIGVLKQFGTTIASRSADGGAFVGSAVTLVVLLVLMNLIGRLVLLAAALAAVRAEDNGSLHPDLMAQARLAVPLGPEVPDDLRPGAPRRRVPFLSGVVLGVVGASALKLVRRSGR
- the galT gene encoding galactose-1-phosphate uridylyltransferase, encoding MTHPFRKTTVAMADGRELIHFDDTEPWLSGERVRSAVDHRPLPPADETLRGGSQVRFDPLTGDWIAMASHRNDRTLMPPPDQDPLAPTVPGGFPTEIADSSYDVVAFENRFPSFSNRIGGQAGFLDGEELWPTRPAAGRCEVVCFTSDTRGSFATLTPHRARTVLEAWIDRTEALNATEGVEQVFVFENRGEEIGVTLPHPHGQIYGYPFVTPRTATMLRRAREHREATGRNLFRDVLDAERRAGDRVVLSTEHFTAYVPAAARWPVEVHLAPHRDVPDLAALTDAERADLVGAYLDLLGRLDRYYPDDHPMPYIAGWFQAPAHEGREEFRLHLQVFSVQRGPGKVKFLAGSESAMAAWINDTTPEKVAARLREVSQ
- a CDS encoding ABC transporter substrate-binding protein — translated: MTTARPTTRSKALAAAATTLVGALLITSCSTASSGASDASASDGKTNLTVSLFGTFGYEEAGLFDEYEKQNPDVTIQYESTQGENNYWPALQTKLASGNGAADVQGIEVGRIADVVANQGDKWTDLKGTPAGDQVANYPEWKSAAATTEDGKVLALGTDIGPMGLCYRSDLLGQAGLPTDPAQLAARLGSWDDYLALGREFKAKAPAGTAWMDSAGGFYNAIVSTEEEIYYDSSGELVWDSNPAVKKAFDTAATAAAENLTAKLEQFEDPAWDKGFGGGAFATIACPAWMVGYIKGKAGDAGAGKWNLTSLPGGAGGNWGGSYLGIPKSSKNTEEAAKLVKWLTDPEQQAKVFGVGGNFPSNTGAFDLVSGATDEYFQGAPIGKVFSAAAEAAPTQILGEEDAVVKSSLVQSLLSVETNGVSPADAWQAASKDLANQIG
- a CDS encoding SCO4848 family membrane protein, with protein sequence MVLSKPVSWFLVLFGVWSWFIWPNFLRNIWGDPRSFDDGAQPFLLVHLVLVVVSLVLGTAIAVIGVRGLRGLRGSARRPGGH
- a CDS encoding DeoR/GlpR family DNA-binding transcription regulator, which translates into the protein MLAHQRQELILDAVRAHGGVRVADLVDRLGVSEMTVRRDIGELSRQGLVARVHGGAAALGRSSEEPGFAAKSTLRTDAKRAIARAAARFAEPGASVALSAGTTTVALAAELRAVTDLTAVTNSPRVADVLHDAGRTVVLSGGVRTPSDALVGPVARASLRALHVDVLFLGVHGLDVRAGLTTPNLLEADTNRALMDCAARVVVVADASKHGVVGLASFADLDAVDVLVTDGALDPADRPALADHVGELVIAAPLEEPR